A window of Rattus norvegicus strain BN/NHsdMcwi chromosome 14, GRCr8, whole genome shotgun sequence contains these coding sequences:
- the LOC134481691 gene encoding taurine up-regulated 1, with translation LEEALARPPPLPGLVGRRSGRAVDRAIGWRLFLLLWHPALGAQARPPRRAPGGRWRSRRVFLLVRRTRAAAYAFAIRRGVVRVVGGGGQLLRPAPGEAAGEAGVAGTGLEAWRHPSGPARTQLEGQEGAGGWLVVGFLLCLFLLMPP, from the coding sequence CTCGAAGAAGCCCTGGCGCGCCCTCCCCCCCTCCCCGGTCTGGTAGGGCGAAGGAGCGGGCGTGCGGTCGATCGAGCGATCGGTTGGCGGCTCTTTCTCCTGCTCTGGCATCCAGCTCTTGGGGCGCAGGCCCGGCCGCCGCGGCGCGCGCCCGGTGGCCGTTGGCGCTCGCGCCGTGTCTTTCTTCTCGTACGCAGAACTCGGGCGGCGGCCTATGCCTTTGCGATCCGACGAGGGGTCGTCCGGGTGGTTGGCGGCGGCGGGCAACTGCTCCGCCCCGCTCCCGGGGAGGCGGCGGGGGAGGCTGGGGTGGCCGGGACCGGCCTGGAGGCCTGGCGCCACCCTTCAGGGCCTGCTAGGACCCAGTTGGAGGGTCAGGAGGGAGCTGGAGGATGGTTGGTGGTGGGCTTTCTCCTTTGCCTTTTCCTACTTATGCCACCTTAG